Sequence from the Maribacter algicola genome:
ATTAAAAGAGGCCATCGGCCTTTGTGATCAGGTCATAAGCCGATATCCAGGTACAAGGGGCGCACAACAATGCGAATATCTCGAATCACAGATCCGAACCCCGTCCCTGCAGCTGCAAACGGAGAAATACATTCCCATAGAAAAGCCCGCGAAGCTTTTGGTGAATTACAAAAATAAAGCGTCACTGGATTTGCGAGCCTACCCAATTTCGGACAAACAGTGGGAAGACCTGAACAACCTGTATCCGGAATCCGAAAAACTGGAATTCATTAAAAAGCTAAAACCATCCAAGGAATGGTCCGTCAACTTGATAGATGAGGGCGATTATCAACTTCACAGCATCGAAATTCCCATGCCGGAACTTCCAAATGGCCAGTATTTGATTTTAGCCCTTTCTAAAGAGAATGACCTTGACAGTTTTGCCTACAGCGAGGTTCAGGTTACCAATTTGGCACTGCTACAAACAACGAGTGAAAACCAACATCTTTTTCAGGTGGTGGACCGAAACAACGGTGCCGCCAAACCCGGAGCCAAAGTGACCCTATACCACCGCGGTAACCTGATTTTGTCCAATAGCAAAAGTTATACTGCCGATAAAAACGGATTTGTTCGTATCCCGTTAGGTGGAAAAAGTTTGTCCGTTGAGCAAATAAAAGTGGTTTACAAGGACGACCGGGCGAATTTCGGCAATACCTACATCCGTCAAAAAAATAGGCAAAACAACAGGCCAGAGGTGGTTCTTAACAGCTTTTTGTTCAAGGACCGAAGCATTTATAGACCGGGCCAACCGCTCTATTTCAAAGGGGTGCTGATCAAACTAAACGAAAATAAATCTACCCTGGTAACCGAGCAAAAGGTAACAGTTGAACTATACGACGCCAATGGCCAGAAGGCATTGGAACTGGAAGCCAAAACCAATGATTTCGGTTCGTTTCAAGGTAGTTTTACCATACCAAATACGGGGCTTACCGGACAGTATTACCTATCGGTTACCGGACCCACCGGCCTTGTTCGGGAATACAGTTACTTTTCGGTCGAAGAATACAAAAGACCCAAATTTGAGGTCGGTTTCGAACCCGTCACCGAGGTATTCAAAGTAAACGACTCCGCCACCGTAAAGGGCAATGCCAAATCCTTTGCCGGTAGCAACATCACAGATGCCAAGGTTAGTTATCGGGTAACGCGAAGCGTCAATTACCCCATTTGGTTTTCGTGGCGAAGGGGACCCGGCTATTGGAGAGAAAGTCAGGAAATAGCCCATGGGGAGCTACAAACGGATAACGCAGGAAATTTCAGTATCGATTTTAAGTCCCTACCAGATCTCAAGGCATCCAAAGAAAATCTTCCCGTATTTTCTTATGTAATCACTGCCGATGTAACCGATGTCAACGGCGAAACGAGAACGGCTAGCACCACGGTCAACGTAGGCTATCACGCCATGACGGCCATTATTCTTTTGAACGAGCCCCTTAACAAGGCAAACACAGAAAATACGATCACCGTTACTACCCAAAACCTCAACGGACAAAAAGTATCCGCCAAAGGAATACTGAAAATGTACAAATTGCAAGCTCCCGAACATGTACTCAGGCCTAGACCTTGGGAAGCGCCGGATTATCAGTATTGGAATAAATCCGATTTTAAGAAACTTTTCCCCCATGAAGCCTATAGGCAGGAACATTCGGTCGAATCTTGGGAGAAAGGCACGTTGGTCTTTGAAACCGAATTTGATACCGGAAAAAGTGAATCCATCGGACTACCAAATCTTAAAAAATGGGAAACCGGAAGTTACCTCATTGAAGTGGAAAGTACCGATGTCTTTGGTCAGGAAGTCACCGCCAAAACGACTACAAAACTGATAGATCCCAAGGAAAAATCCCTACCTGACAATCAACTATTCCATGTAGAAACCGATAAGCAGAGCTATCAAACCGGCGACGCGGCAGAAATCACCTTTTTTAGCAATGCAAGGGATTTGAACATCACCTATTGGGTGGAAAAGGACGGTGAGCGCATCAAGACCGATATCCTAACCGTGAAAAAAAATTGTGAATCTATCAGTGTTCCCGTAACTAAAGAGGATTTGGGAGGTTTCGCCGTTGGTTACAGTTTTACGGCCTACAATTCCTTCCATTCGGGAACCGTTCAGGTATCTGTGCCCTACCCGGACGACGAGCTAGAAATTGAGATTGGAACCTTTCGGGATAAAATGGAACCTGGAACAGATGAAACCTGGAGCTTTAAAATAAAAGGCCCCAAGGGCGAAAAGGTTACGGCGGAATTGTTGGCCAGCATGTACGACGCCTCCTTGGATCAGTTCGTGTCCCATGATTGGTACTTTAATCCGTTGTATAGACCCACATACTACTCACGGTCATATGTAAATGCCTATTTAAGCTTTGGCACCGAAAATTTTAGGGATTATTTCAATACAAATAGGTTATATAAGATATATCCCGGCCTACAATTCGACCAACTGGAGTGGTTTGGATTGAATTTTTGGAATAATAATATAAGAATTAGAGGTTATGCCTCGGGGGTAATGAGGAAAAGTAAAATGGAAGCTCCCATGGCGATGAGCGATGCTTTGGATGCCGATACGAGTTTTGAAGGAGAGGCTCTAGAAGAAAGTGTAGCATTTTCCCAAAACAACCCTGAAACCTCAAAACCCAGGGAGGTAAACAACGCTGACACTGATTTTAGCGAGGTAATAATCCGCAAAAACCTTCAAGAAATGGCCTTTTTCTTTCCGCAATTGACCACGGATACCGAGGGGAATGTTTCCTTCAATTTTACCACACCCGAAGCCTTGACGCGCTGGAACCTTCAATTATTGGCGTATACAAAGGATTTGAAATCGGCGACCAAAACCCTATCCACCGTCACCCAAAAGGACTTGATGGTACTCCCTAATCCCCCACGATTTCTACGAGAGGGCGATACCGTTACCATAAGTACTAAAATTGCCAACCTGTCCGAGAATACGTTGGAAGGGATGGGGCAATTGGAACTCACCGATGTCCTCACGGGAAAATCCATAGATGCGGCACTTGGAAATATGGAAAACCAAAAGCCCTTTAGTGTGGGGGCCAAGGGAAACACGCAGATTTCCTGGACCTTGACCATACCCAAAGGCATTCAAGGGGTACAATACAAAATCGTTGCAAAGTCGGGTACTTATAGTGATGGCGAGCAAGGTGCCTTACCTGTGCTTACCAATCGCATGTTGGTTACGGAAACCCTACCCATGTGGGTGCGAAGTAATGAGGACAAGACCTTTGTTTTGGATAAGCTGAAAAATGTTTCCTCGAAAACCCTTGACCACCAGAAATTGACCTTGGAAATAACTTCCAACCCGGCTTGGTATGCCGTACAAGCGCTGCCCTACCTCATGGAATATCCGTATGACTGCAATGAACAGACCTTTTCTAAATACTATGCGAATACCTTGGCGAGCCATATCGCGAATTCCAATCCACGAATCAAGGAAGTGTTCGACCAATGGGCCAACTCCGATGCCCTTTTGAGCAACTTGGAGAAAAATCAGGAACTCAAGTCGCTTTTGATCCAGGAAACACCGTGGTTGCGGGATGCGCAGTCGGAAACCGAGCAGAAGAAACGTATCGGACTTTTGTTCAACCTGAACAAAATGAAAAACGAACAGGAAATGGCCTTACGAAAATTGGAAGAAGCCCAATTGCCTTCGGGTGGATGGCCTTGGTTTAATGGTGGTAGGGAAAATAGGTTCATTACCCAACATATCGCCATTGGTTTTGGGCATTTGGAGAAACTCACCGGTTCAAGCCCAAACTCAAATTCAAATGCAAGCTCCATGTTGGAATCCGCTATTTCCTATTTGGATGACGAATTTGTTACCGAATACGAGCGTATGAAAAAGTATTCCAAAGATCTTTCTAAGGACCATTTAAGTCCAAACCAACTAAATTTCCTATACATGCGTAGCTTTTTTAAGGACATAAAAACCTCCAAAAAAGTATCGGAAATCATGGAATACTATTTAGGCCAAGCTCGGAAATATTGGGCCGATAGAAATTTATACTCCAAAGGTTTGATCGCGTTGACATTGTATCGGGCCGGAGATGAAGCATCGGCCCAGAAAATCCTTCGTGCCTTGGAGGAAAACAGTGTACGATCCAAGGAATTGGGCATGTACTGGAAGGAAAACACGCCCTCTTGGTATTGGCATCAGGCACCCATCGAAACCCATTCCTTATTAATTGAAGCTTTTTCGGAAATCGGGAACGATACCAAGACCATTGACGAGCTAAAAGTCTGGCTATTGAAAAATAAACAGACCAATCAATGGGAGACAACAAAGGCCACGAGCAATGCGGTCTATGCACTTTTATTACAAGGGAGCGATTGGCTGTCCGTCACTGATGCCGTTGATGTAAAAGTAGGCTCCATAGAAATTGACCCAAAAAAGCTTGAGAGCGTTCAGGTAGAAGCTGGCACTGGTTATTTCAAAACATCCTGGAACCCCCATGAAATAACCCCTGAAATGGCAACGATCCGTATTCAGAAGAAAGGCGAAGGAATTGCTTGGGGTGCGATGTATTGGCAGTATTTTGAGGATTTGGACCGAATCACCCCGGCAGGAAAGGAGGCCGGCAAGGCCTTGGAAGTAAGGAAAAAACTCTTCCTTAAAAAGAATACGAACAATGGGGAACTCCTGTCCGAAATCAAGCAAGGCACACAACTGATCGTTGGAGATCTGGTACGGGTACGAATCGAACTGCAATCGGACCGGGATATGGAGTTTATCCACCTAAAGGATATGCGGGCCGCGGGTTTTGAGCCGGTAAATGTGCTATCCAGATACAAATGGCAGGACGGACTTGGGTATTACGAAAGCACCAAAGATGCCAGTACGAACTTTTTCTTTGACTTCATGCCCAAAGGTGTGTATGTTTTTGAATATGACCTTAGGGTCAACAATTCGGGGAATTTCAGTAATGGCATCACCACCATACAAAGCATGTACGCCCCAGAATTTACCAGTCATAGCGAAGGAATTCGGGTTATTGTAGAATGATTATGCTATTTCCCTCGATCAAAAGTAGGTTTGCCTAAAGGGTGGTTTTACATGTTTTGAAATGAATATAGTTTAGGGACAAACCTTTAAACGTATTTAACATGAAAAAGTCATTACAAATCTCTGTCAAGAATCCTTGTTCCGAAAATTTTGCTAATTTTAGAAGTACTGAACAAGGAGGTTTTTGCGACCAATGTCAAAAAGAAGTCATCGATTTTACAAGACTATCGGATTTGGAAGTCGTACAGCATTTTAAAAAGGACAATGGTAGCACCTGTGGCCGATTCAGGATCTCCCAACTCAAAATCTATGAATTTGAATCCGTTGGCATCATGAACATGAATATCTTCCCAAAAAGTTTTGGCATTGCCAGTTTTTCGCTTTTGGCGCTGTGCGCGACCGCTCCCGTACAATCCCAGGAAGTTGCCCAAGCCACTCCAAAAATGGAAATGGTAATTTCCCAAAGAGTAGGCAGCAACTCTCTTGTGGCTGAGAGTTATACCGTACGGGGAACCGTTTTGGACGAAACCGATTTACCCTTGCCGGGTGTTAATGTAATACTCAAAGGAACTTCCATAGGCACGACGACCGATTATGATGGAAAGTTTGAGTTTCCTCAAAAGTTGGAAATCAACGACGTTTTGGTCTTTAGCTATATTGGGTACGACACCAAAGAATATAAAGTTGCCGCAAGTCAAAACGATACCATCGATATTACCATCGTTTTCGATGCCACTGATATTGAGCTCATGGGCGATGTAGTAGTAGGTGACGCTTACAAATCCAAGAGAAACATTTTCCAAAAATTCATCGCACTCTTTAAATAATGCGATTGGCATTCCTATTCCTGTTTTTATCCTGTGCTATCGGTTTTGGACAGTTTGTCAATTTAAATGAATCCGACTTTTCCAAGGCCGATAGCATCGCTTTTTCATATAAAGGACATAGCCTGAAAAACCCGCCTTTATTGACCTATGAGCTAACCAAGGACCTAACCACGGATGTAGAAAAATTCAGGGCCATTTTCACATGGGTATGCACTAATATTGAGAACGATTACCAATCCTATCTGAAAACCCGGAAAAAAAGGAAGAAAATACAAAAGGACAGAGCCCGATTTTTAGCATGGAACGAAAGCTTTACCCCCAAAGTGTTTGAAAAATTGGTTGCCGAAAAAAGAACGGCCTGTACGGGATATGCCTACCTCATCAAGGAAATGGCAAACTTGGCCGGATTCCAAAGCGAAATCGTAAACGGATACGGCAGAACGCCCACCTTGCTTTTAGAGGAAAATGACCCGCCAAACCATTCCTGGAATACTGTAAAACTGGATGGAAAATGGTATCTGTGCGATGCCACATGGTCGGCGGGAAGGATTATGCTCGATGATTCCGGCCCAAGATTTGAACCGGATTATGATGATGTCTACTTCCTGCCAAATCCCGAATTATTCACAAAGAACCACTACCCTTTGGAATTGGAACTGTCGCTACTTGAAGAGTTACCATCCCTGACCGATTTCATAGTAGCACCCGTGATTTACAAAGAGGCTTTTAGATTTGGTATTGCACCAATCTTACCAGAAAAAATGCACTTGGAGGTTTTACGGGATGTAAACACTTCTTTTGAACTCAAAATACCTGAGGGTTTGGACGTAAAAAAATTTAGGCTTGCCCTGAATAAAGGCGGTAAGGATGTGGAAGTTCAGCCAAAAATAACCCTGCTGAAACCTGGGAAAATTCGAATGGAATATACCTTTAATAGGACCGGACTTTATGACGCCCATATTGTATTTGATGGTGACAAAATTGCTACGTATGTTGTGAAAGTCCGTAGGAATTAAAGACTCATTTTGTCCTTGAAAAGGTAGGATTGTCTTCTAGATACTTCAATTTCTTCGCCGTTGGCCATGGTCAATTTTAGTTTCCCATTAAACCAAGGTACCACATTGGCGATAAAATTTGTGTTGATAATCTGTTGCCGATTGGCCCTGAAAAAATACTTCTCCGGAAGCTTTTCCTCTACCTGGTTCAAAGATTTGTAGAGCATAGGTTTTTCATCTTGGAAAAAGACACGGGTATAATTCCCAACAATCTCAAAGTGGGAAATATCCCCCACCTTTATAAGCCAGCATTTTTCACCGTCCTTGATGAAAATTTGACTGTTACCCGTCAATCGTTCCGTGTTTTCCTTGGTAGTAGCTTCCCTATTTTTGCTGAGTTTTTCCTCCACCTTTTCCATGGCCTGCGCGAAACGTTTTTCATTGATGGGTTTTAGCAAATAGTCCAAAGCGTTGTACTCAAAGGATTTTATGGCATATTCATCAAAGGCGGTCGTGAAGATGGTAATTGGAACCTCATCTAACATCTCCAAAAGTTCAAAACCGTCTTTTTCGGGCATGTTGATATCCAAAAAAAGTAAATCAGGATTGTGCTCCTCAATAAGTGCAAAACCTTTATCCACATTTTCGGCCTCCCCTATGACTTCTATGTTTGGATAGCTTTTGATCAGTTCCTTCAACTCGTTTCTGGCAAGCCGCGAATCCTCTACGATGACTGCTTTAATTTGGCTCATGTTAGTGGGATATTTATGGTCGCTACAACTTCACCATTTATTTCCTCAATGGAGAAATTGGCTTGGTCTCCGTATAAAAGTCGTAACCTTTGTTTGATGTTCTTGAGCCCCAATTGCGTAGAATCTTCCGCAATTTGCAAGGTTCCTGTATTTAGGACCTTTATAATCAAATCCTGATTCTCAATGCCAGTAACGAGTTTTATGGTGCCACCCGCTTTGAGTTTGGATATACCATGCTTGGTGGCATTTTCGACCAACAACTGAATAATCATGGGCGGTATTTTAATTTCCAACGTTTCGCTTTGGACCTCTTTTAAAAATTGCAGTCTATCCTCAAATTGAATCTTGGATAGTGCTATATAGTTATCCACCATTTCCAACTCCTCTACAAGTTTGATCGAGTTGATATTGTTCTTGGTAAGGGAGTATCGAAGCATTTCTGAGAGCTTGGTCAACATATCCCTTGACTTCTCAACATCCTCCAACATTAACCCACGGATGTTATTCAGGCTATTGAACATAAAATGTGGATTAATCTGTCCTTTTAAAGTGTTCAGTTGGGCCTGTCTAAGGCTAGCATTTAGTTCGGCGCGTTCTACCCTATTTGCGTTGAGCTTTGCTGCTATCTTTACGGATAAATAAAAAATGGTCCAGCCAAAAATCGTAATAAAGGAATTGATCAACATCAATCCCAAACCAAATTCCTTGTACATTTCCGGTACCTTAACATCTTCTTCCCCACATTTACCCATATAGTAGCCTGTACCATATGAAAGTCCAAAATAAATAAGGGAAACCACGGAAATCCCAATTAGAATTTTTAGTATTTGACTGGTCTCAAATGCATCAAAATTGAGTATCCGCTTTAAATAAAATCGTAAAAGACTCGTGGAAAAGACGCCTATTAAAAAGGTGGACAAAAGACCGTATTTGAACAGGTTGGTGGCTTTGTACCCGTCAGCATCCGGTGTAAAGGCATAAGCGATAAATACCAGACCACCCCAGGAAAGGAGCTGGACCAACCAAAATGAAATTGCCCATCTATGTTTTTTTATAAAGGAAGCCATACGGGAATGTAAAGGTAATTATAGGGGGAACAAAAAAATAGTTTCAGCCAAATAGGCTGAAACTAAAATAAGATTTGAATTACCAATACCATAATAAATTTTACAATTGCAATCATGCTATTTGTTTTTGTGATTAATGGATTCGGTCGATAACACTCTTTTGCTACTTGATGATTTTCTTACTGGAGATTTCTTCTTTGTTTTCTTTGTGCAATAGAGAAACTCCAACTAGGATCAACCCGGCATACAGCGGAAAAAAGTAGTTCATTAAGTTTAAATCATTTAAAGCTCCTAAAAGGGATACCAATACGGTTAAGGTCCCTATGGCTAATACAGTTACTTTAGTTTTGTCGATTGTTTTCATGATGTTGTTTTTTAATTGTTAATACTACGATGTAAAACTATAGAGCCATCTCGAGAAAACTAAAAGGTTTATGACGAACGGTAGAAAGTCGTCACCGAACGGAAGTTTTTCCTAGATAAATTGTAATATATTGAAAATCAATTATTTAAAACCTATAAATTGAGGCTACCATTCCTCAAAAACCCTATATACTAGAGCTTGGCGAAGAAAAATAGGGTATTTAAAAAAGTCTTTTGGAAACTATTATTTTCTGGTTTTGGGCGGGTACTTTTCAAATATTTCAGCAACTAGTTCTTGCATTTTTTCTTCTTTTATGGTAGGTGGGGCACCCTCTTTATATGGCTGTGTACCGATCGCCTGCCAAACCAATACATCCTTTCTGGCATCGATGAAGTTAATTTCAATTTCCCGGGTAAGATTGGGACTCCCAACAGGAATCCCCACGGATACGCCACCACCGAGGCCCCCATTGCCACCACCAAGTCCAACGCCCATGGTGTTACCTGATTGGCTTTCAAAAATCAAGCTTTTTACATCTATTAGGAGGTCTGGTTCTTCAGAAAATTTTAAGCCCTTGGATTGGAGTGTTATATCCATGGCCCTAAAGAAGCGTTTCTCGTCTAGTTCAGGAATACCGGTCTGCATGTCCTCTAAATAATTATAGGTATTATAGGCGGAAAAATCCGATTCCCGCTCATAATCGTAGTTTACTTTTATGGTGCTGCACGATACAAAAAGTAGCATCAGCACTAGTATATATAAATATTTCATCCTGAATATTTTACTCGATAGTCGAGATTTAAATGCTCCAAAACTTACCTCTAATTCAAACTTTTTTTGCTTTGAATGCTTTGTGTGCTTGCTCCGAGGTTACCTTAAGATAGTAAAAAAATCAATCCTCCTCTTTCTTGTCCACACTTTTTGTAAGCGCAGAGGAAATAATCCCGGTTGGAATAGCCACGATACCTAAACCGATCATCAGAATAAAAAAAGTAAAAATCCTACCGCCTACCGTTATTGGGTACACATCCCCATAGCCAACCGTAGTAAGTGTTATGATAGCCCACCAAAGGCTATCAAAGACCGAAGAAAAATGCTCCGGCTGGGCTTTATTTTCAAAATAATAGATTCCCACCGCGGAAAAGTAGATCAAGATCAAAGTGACAAACAGAAATAGAAAAATTTCCTCCTTGGCCATTACAAGGGCCCTGGTGAAATGTTTTATGGCCCTATTATAGCGCATTAATTTTAACATTCTGAAAAGGCGAAGGAACCTCAAAGCCCTTAGAGACCTAAGGTCGACACCCAGGGCAAGGTAAAAAGGCAAAATCGCCAAGAAATCTATAATACCAAAAAAACTGAAAATAAACTTGGTTTTTTTATCGGCTACATAAATACGCAACAGATATTCCAAAGTGAAGACTATCACACAAACAATCTCGATGCCCCGCAGTAAACTCCTCGTTTTGGGTTCCAAATCAGGAACGGTCTCAAAGGAAAAGGAGACAATGGAAACAAAGATTAAAATCTGGATAAAATAAGCGAAAAACCGACTCTTAGGATTATCATTCAACTCAACAATATTTTTTAGATACCGTTTCATCTGTGAAAATTTATTGTTTATTAAAGGTCATATGTAATTCGCTGACAATTATTCTAGTAGAAATCAGCAAAAATTGGCCCATTTCATCAAAAAAGTTTTTAATCATTCAGCATTTGCCAAAGTTTGTCCTTTAGTTCCGTAATGCCAATTTGTGCTACGGATGATATAAACATGTAAGGGATTCCCTTAAAATCCACATCCAACTCCTTTTTCATTTCGTCCATCAATTCGGCATCCAACATGTCACATTTTGAAATGGCTATGAGTCGTTCCTTGTGCAACAATTCTGGATTATATCTTCTTAGTTCGTCCAATAAAATGGCATACTCCTGACTAATGTCCTTGCTATCGGCAGGAATCAAAAATAATAAGGTAGCATTTCGCTCAATATGGCGTAAGAAATAATGGCCAAGACCCTTTCCCTCCGCGGCTCCTTCTATGATACCCGGAATATCGGCCATGACGAAACTTTGAAAATCTCGGTATTCCACAATCCCCAAATTGGGTTTAAGCGTGGTGAACTCATAATCGGCGATTTTGGGCTTTGCCGAAGTTATCACGGAAAGTAAAGTAGACTTTCCAGCGTTTGGAAAACCTACTAGCCCCACATCTGCCAAAATCTTCAGTTCCAATAGAAAATATCCCTCTTGACCGGGAATACCGGGCTGGGCATATCTTGGCGTTTGGTTGGTGGATGTCTTGAAATGCCAGTTTCCGAGTCCGCCCATACCGCCTTCCAAGGCAATTTTCTCCTCGCCATGTTCCGTTATCTCGAACAGGACCTCATCGGTATCAGGGTCTTTTACAACGGTTCCTAGGGGTACGTCCAAATATACATCTGCACCATCTGCACCGGTACTTCTGTTTTTACTTCCATGCTCCCCATGACCGGCCTTAAAATGTTTTTTGAACTTGAAATTCACCAAGGTCCAAAGATTCTGGTTGCCCCTGATGATTACATGACCTCCACGTCCACCGTCCCCTCCATCTGGACCACCTTTGGCAACATATTTCTCGCGATGAAGGTGCATGGATCCCTTACCTCCGTTGCCTGATGCCAAGTGCACTTTTACATAGTCTACAAAATTACCTTCGGTCATCTTGAATGGATTAATTTAAATTGAGTACAAAGCTACACAATTAAGAAGGAAGGAAGGACAAAGGATTTTATGACAAGGGATCATAAAAATAAAACAGATATACCAAATAGCCTATTGCGATTAATATCATGGCAAGCATGGAACCGCAACCAATAAAAAAACAGCTCTTTAGCGCGTCTTTTGGTCTTATGACCTCCTCTGCCATTAGGTATCTATATTTATTCCCGATTTAATTACGAGAAATCTGAAAAAACGGTAGCTATAATGAATCAATGACCTTTGTCAAACGTTGGGTAATCTCATCGATGCTTCCAATTCCATTGACACTATGAAATTTATGTTGCTCCTCATAGTAATCCTTTAAAGGTGCCGTCTTTGAATTATATTCCTCAAACCTGTTCCTAATCTTGGATACATCCTGATCATCAGACCTACCGCTATTCTTCCCTCTTTCCAAAAGGCGCTCTATAAGGATATCATCGTTTGCTTCCAGCGCTATGGTGGCATCCACTTTCATATCCTTGGATTCCAAAAAATTGTCCAAGGCCTCTGCCTGGGCGGTCGTCCTAGGAAAACCGTCGAAAATAAATCCATCGGCATCCGGATTTTTATCCACTTCGTCCTCCAACATTTTTATTGTCACCTCATCAGGCACCAATTCGCCTTTATCAATATAGGATTTTGCCAAGGTTCCCAATTCCGTACCATTTTTAATATTATAACGGAACACATCTCCCGTAGAAATATGTTTTAAGTTATACTTCTCCTTTAAAAATTGGGCTTGTGTGCCCTTGCCCGCCCCTGGTTTTCCAAACAGTACAAGATTGATCATATATTTTTGGTTTAATTGGTAAACTTCCCTAAGATTCCTTCCTAATTCCTTGTAATCCAGCCCATACCCTACTATAAATTTATCCGGAATCTCAAGCCCTACATAATCGATGGCATATTCGCCATTATAGACTTCCGCTTTATAAAAAAGGCTCGCAATCTTAAATTCCTTCACCTTGGTATTGCTGAACAAGTGCACCAATTTCTGCAAGGTGCGTCCTGTATCGATGATA
This genomic interval carries:
- a CDS encoding alpha-2-macroglobulin family protein, which gives rise to MKKISIILSILLFSQLMNGQEANMSYNELWNQVLKLEKDQLTRSAYDLVQKIYQKAEGDGSEVQRIKALLFTSKYLLILEEDAQLSIINKFKTEIAKTAFPTKNILESYLANLYWQYFQQNRYQFYNRTATETKVDTVDFRTWDLSTLFKEIDMHFQNALSDSKALQKTYLKEYTELLETEEGSEVYRPTLYDLLAHDALNFYTSNENSITRPADTFEIDAPDYLCDAYSFTQLDIPTQDDTSLQSKALQLYQELVSFHFSDAKLESLTLVDIDRLNFIHANAVFSNKDDVLEKVLIESAENIRHHETSGLYTYELAKLYKNQGDRFTPDEPQHRWKLKEAIGLCDQVISRYPGTRGAQQCEYLESQIRTPSLQLQTEKYIPIEKPAKLLVNYKNKASLDLRAYPISDKQWEDLNNLYPESEKLEFIKKLKPSKEWSVNLIDEGDYQLHSIEIPMPELPNGQYLILALSKENDLDSFAYSEVQVTNLALLQTTSENQHLFQVVDRNNGAAKPGAKVTLYHRGNLILSNSKSYTADKNGFVRIPLGGKSLSVEQIKVVYKDDRANFGNTYIRQKNRQNNRPEVVLNSFLFKDRSIYRPGQPLYFKGVLIKLNENKSTLVTEQKVTVELYDANGQKALELEAKTNDFGSFQGSFTIPNTGLTGQYYLSVTGPTGLVREYSYFSVEEYKRPKFEVGFEPVTEVFKVNDSATVKGNAKSFAGSNITDAKVSYRVTRSVNYPIWFSWRRGPGYWRESQEIAHGELQTDNAGNFSIDFKSLPDLKASKENLPVFSYVITADVTDVNGETRTASTTVNVGYHAMTAIILLNEPLNKANTENTITVTTQNLNGQKVSAKGILKMYKLQAPEHVLRPRPWEAPDYQYWNKSDFKKLFPHEAYRQEHSVESWEKGTLVFETEFDTGKSESIGLPNLKKWETGSYLIEVESTDVFGQEVTAKTTTKLIDPKEKSLPDNQLFHVETDKQSYQTGDAAEITFFSNARDLNITYWVEKDGERIKTDILTVKKNCESISVPVTKEDLGGFAVGYSFTAYNSFHSGTVQVSVPYPDDELEIEIGTFRDKMEPGTDETWSFKIKGPKGEKVTAELLASMYDASLDQFVSHDWYFNPLYRPTYYSRSYVNAYLSFGTENFRDYFNTNRLYKIYPGLQFDQLEWFGLNFWNNNIRIRGYASGVMRKSKMEAPMAMSDALDADTSFEGEALEESVAFSQNNPETSKPREVNNADTDFSEVIIRKNLQEMAFFFPQLTTDTEGNVSFNFTTPEALTRWNLQLLAYTKDLKSATKTLSTVTQKDLMVLPNPPRFLREGDTVTISTKIANLSENTLEGMGQLELTDVLTGKSIDAALGNMENQKPFSVGAKGNTQISWTLTIPKGIQGVQYKIVAKSGTYSDGEQGALPVLTNRMLVTETLPMWVRSNEDKTFVLDKLKNVSSKTLDHQKLTLEITSNPAWYAVQALPYLMEYPYDCNEQTFSKYYANTLASHIANSNPRIKEVFDQWANSDALLSNLEKNQELKSLLIQETPWLRDAQSETEQKKRIGLLFNLNKMKNEQEMALRKLEEAQLPSGGWPWFNGGRENRFITQHIAIGFGHLEKLTGSSPNSNSNASSMLESAISYLDDEFVTEYERMKKYSKDLSKDHLSPNQLNFLYMRSFFKDIKTSKKVSEIMEYYLGQARKYWADRNLYSKGLIALTLYRAGDEASAQKILRALEENSVRSKELGMYWKENTPSWYWHQAPIETHSLLIEAFSEIGNDTKTIDELKVWLLKNKQTNQWETTKATSNAVYALLLQGSDWLSVTDAVDVKVGSIEIDPKKLESVQVEAGTGYFKTSWNPHEITPEMATIRIQKKGEGIAWGAMYWQYFEDLDRITPAGKEAGKALEVRKKLFLKKNTNNGELLSEIKQGTQLIVGDLVRVRIELQSDRDMEFIHLKDMRAAGFEPVNVLSRYKWQDGLGYYESTKDASTNFFFDFMPKGVYVFEYDLRVNNSGNFSNGITTIQSMYAPEFTSHSEGIRVIVE
- a CDS encoding carboxypeptidase-like regulatory domain-containing protein, encoding MKKSLQISVKNPCSENFANFRSTEQGGFCDQCQKEVIDFTRLSDLEVVQHFKKDNGSTCGRFRISQLKIYEFESVGIMNMNIFPKSFGIASFSLLALCATAPVQSQEVAQATPKMEMVISQRVGSNSLVAESYTVRGTVLDETDLPLPGVNVILKGTSIGTTTDYDGKFEFPQKLEINDVLVFSYIGYDTKEYKVAASQNDTIDITIVFDATDIELMGDVVVGDAYKSKRNIFQKFIALFK
- a CDS encoding transglutaminase domain-containing protein gives rise to the protein MAFLFLFLSCAIGFGQFVNLNESDFSKADSIAFSYKGHSLKNPPLLTYELTKDLTTDVEKFRAIFTWVCTNIENDYQSYLKTRKKRKKIQKDRARFLAWNESFTPKVFEKLVAEKRTACTGYAYLIKEMANLAGFQSEIVNGYGRTPTLLLEENDPPNHSWNTVKLDGKWYLCDATWSAGRIMLDDSGPRFEPDYDDVYFLPNPELFTKNHYPLELELSLLEELPSLTDFIVAPVIYKEAFRFGIAPILPEKMHLEVLRDVNTSFELKIPEGLDVKKFRLALNKGGKDVEVQPKITLLKPGKIRMEYTFNRTGLYDAHIVFDGDKIATYVVKVRRN
- a CDS encoding LytR/AlgR family response regulator transcription factor, giving the protein MSQIKAVIVEDSRLARNELKELIKSYPNIEVIGEAENVDKGFALIEEHNPDLLFLDINMPEKDGFELLEMLDEVPITIFTTAFDEYAIKSFEYNALDYLLKPINEKRFAQAMEKVEEKLSKNREATTKENTERLTGNSQIFIKDGEKCWLIKVGDISHFEIVGNYTRVFFQDEKPMLYKSLNQVEEKLPEKYFFRANRQQIINTNFIANVVPWFNGKLKLTMANGEEIEVSRRQSYLFKDKMSL